A genomic region of Zalophus californianus isolate mZalCal1 chromosome 11, mZalCal1.pri.v2, whole genome shotgun sequence contains the following coding sequences:
- the LOC113913727 gene encoding LOW QUALITY PROTEIN: olfactory receptor 10G6 (The sequence of the model RefSeq protein was modified relative to this genomic sequence to represent the inferred CDS: substituted 1 base at 1 genomic stop codon), translating to MGLELSLLLLLLADVNSKXMHSGNHTALSHFILVGLHHPPQLGVPLFLAFLVIYALTVSGNGLIILTILVDAQLHRPMYWFLCHLSFLDMTISSVIVPKMLAGFLLDSRVISFGGCVIQLFSFHFLGCTECFLYTLMAYDRFLAICKPLHYATIMTHNVCNFLAFGTWLGGTVHSLFQTSFIFRLPFCGPNRVDYFFCDIPAMLRLACADTTINELITFVDIGFLALTCFMLILTSYGYIVAAILRIQSIDGRRNAFSTCAAHLTVVIVYYVPCTFIYLHSGSQEPLDGVVAVFYTVITPLLNPIIYTLRNKEMKASLWRLGGRRDVQPH from the coding sequence ATGGGCCTTGAGCTTTCCCTTCTGCTACTTCTCCTGGCAGATGTGAACAGCAAGTAAATGCACAGTGGAAACCACACTGCTTTGTCTCACTTCATTTTGGTGGGCCTGCACCACCCACCACAGCTGGGGGTGCCACTCTTCCTGGCTTTCCTAGTCATCTATGCCCTCACCGTCTCTGGCAATGGGctcatcatcctcaccatcttGGTGGACGCCCAGCTCCACCGCCCCATGTACTGGTTCCTGTGTCACCTCTCCTTCTTGGACATGACCATCTCCTCTGTCATTGTCCCCAAGATGCTGGCTGGCTTTCTCTTGGATAGCAGGGTTATCTCCTTTGGAGGCTGTGTaatccaacttttttctttccatttcctggGCTGTACTGAATGCTTCCTTTACACGCTCATGGCTTATGATCGTTTCCTGGCCATTTGTAAGCCTTTACATTATGCCACCATTATGACGCACAATGTGTGTAACTTCCTGGCTTTTGGCACCTGGCTGGGAGGCACTGTCCACTCACTCTTCCAAACAAGCTTCATATTCCGGCTGCCTTTCTGTGGTCCAAACCGGGTAGACTACTTCTTCTGTGACATTCCTGCTATGCTGCGTCTAGCCTGTGCTGACACCACCATCAATGAACTGATCACTTTTGTGGACATTGGGTTCCTGGCCCTCACCTGCTTTATGCTTATCCTTACCTCCTATGGGTATATAGTGGCCGCCATCCTGCGAATCCAGTCCATCGATGGGCGTCGCAATGCCTTCTCCACCTGTGCTGCCCACCTGACCGTTGTCATTGTTTACTATGTGCCCTGCACCTTCATTTACCTTCATTCTGGTTCTCAGGAACCCCTGGATGGAGTGGTTGCTGTCTTCTACACAGTCATCACT